One region of Deltaproteobacteria bacterium genomic DNA includes:
- a CDS encoding DUF3786 domain-containing protein: MTSIDPNDNALFRDKEKIPEHYWQDLGLMDPQDVCRRALVTFQPGTGYQVPFWNRVYLCHPESTRIWQADRPDKPLGFQEYLVILMYLLKAQESPLEGKKVSEREIPGGELFFRGPHALVKKPLGKKFGQDPKGFLQAGLGLGGRETGKGDASFELLVLPRIPVEYILYVEDEEFPAQVNINFDSSIGRLLPLDVIWALVNLTGWYLVPR; encoded by the coding sequence ATGACTTCAATCGATCCCAATGATAACGCTTTATTCCGTGACAAAGAAAAGATCCCTGAGCATTACTGGCAGGACCTGGGTTTGATGGACCCTCAAGACGTCTGTCGCCGGGCTTTGGTCACCTTTCAACCCGGAACCGGCTACCAGGTCCCTTTCTGGAATCGGGTTTACTTATGCCATCCGGAGTCAACCCGGATCTGGCAGGCGGACCGTCCTGATAAACCATTAGGTTTTCAGGAATACCTGGTGATCTTGATGTACTTATTGAAAGCCCAGGAAAGCCCCCTGGAGGGAAAGAAGGTCAGCGAACGGGAAATTCCCGGCGGAGAATTGTTTTTTCGCGGCCCCCATGCTTTGGTTAAAAAACCTCTGGGGAAAAAATTCGGGCAAGACCCTAAAGGGTTTCTACAGGCCGGTCTCGGATTGGGGGGGCGTGAAACCGGAAAGGGGGATGCCTCTTTCGAACTCCTGGTTCTGCCGCGCATCCCGGTTGAATATATCCTTTATGTTGAAGATGAGGAGTTCCCGGCCCAGGTCAACATTAATTTCGACAGCAGTATCGGTCGGCTTCTGCCTTTGGATGTGATCTGGGCCCTTGTCAATCTAACCGGCTGGTATTTGGTGCCGAGATAA